The window GAGCCGCCGCTGATCGAGACCGTGCCGGGCGCGGGCTACCGGATCGCCGCGCCGTGACGCGCCGCCTGATGCCCCGCCGTCTGATGCCCCGCCGTCTCGTGCCCCGCCGCCTCGGAGGCGGCGACCGCCCGGAAACCGGCGGCCCGGCGGCCCGTCGCCCGGTCGGCGGAGTCCTGCGGACCGAGCGCGGCCGCCTCACCGCCCTCTACGGATCGCTGCTGCTCCTCGCGGGCGGCGGCCTGGTGGCGCTGGTCTACGTCCTGGTCGGACAGGGCCTCTACGCGAGCGTCAGCGGGGCCGTCCGCACGGTCAGCCCCGCCTACGTCCTCCCCTCGCCCGGCGCTTCGCCCAGTGCTTCGCCCGGCGCCACGCCCGGTGCCAGGCCCAGCGCCTCGCCCGGCGAGCGCGCCGACGTGGGCCGCACCTGGGAACCGGCGCGGCGTCGGCCCCCGGGCGAGGCCCCCACCCCCGAGGAGCTCAAGGGCTACGCGTTCACCCAGAACCTCTCGGACGCCGTCACCGACGCGACCCGCCACCGGCTGTTGATGTACTCGCTCCTCGCGCTGGCCGTCTTCGCCGTGCTGTCGATCTGGCTCGCCTGGTGGATGGCCGGCCGGGTGCTGCGCCCCGTCGGTGTGATCACCGAGACCGCGCGCCGCCTGTCCGGGGAGAACCTGGACGAGCGGATCGCCCTCGACGCCCCGCCCGGCGAGCTCAAGCAGCTGGCCGACACCTTCGACGCGATGCTCGGGCGGATGGAGCATCTGGTCTCCGCCCAGCGGCGGTTCGCGGCGAACGCGGCGCACGAACTGCGCACCCCGCTGGCCGTGCAGCGGGCGGCGGCCGAGATCGGGCTGGCCGGGGACCCGTCGCCGGAGAAGGTCGCCCGCATCCGCGCCAAGCTCATCGGCGTCGCCGACTCCAGCGAGCACCTGATCGAGTCCCTGCTGCTGCTCGCCGTCTCGGAGCAGGGGCTGGAGTCCACGGAGCCGGTGGACCTGGCGGCGCTGGCGGCGGCCGAGCTGGCGGCCTGCCCGCAGGAGGGGCTGACCGTCGTACGGACCCTCGCGCCGCTGACCGTGACAGGCGACCGGCTCCTGCTGGGCCACCTCCTGCGGAACGTGCTGATCAATGCGGTACGTCACAACCGCGCCGGGGGCCGGATCGCCGTGTCCACCTCCCCCGAGGGGGAACTGACGGTGTCGAACACCGGTCCGGTGATCGATCCGGCGGACGTGCCGGGGCTCCTGGAGCCGTTCCGCAGGCGCGCCGAACGGCAGCACACCGCAGGTGAGGGGGCCGGGTTGGGGCTCTCGATCGTGGCGTCGATCGCACGGGCGCACGGGGCGGAGCTGGCGGCCGAGGCCAACCCGGGCCCGGAGGGCGGCCTGACGGTCCGCGTCCGCTTCCCGGTGGCAGACTCCCGGCGGCAGGGCAGCGTTCAGCCGGAGTGAAGGGTGGCTGATGTACGGTCGGTTCAATGAGCAAGCACCGCCGAGCCCGCTCCCGCACGCTCCGTACGTCGCGTACGCCGCGTGCGGGACGTACTCGTACGTCCTCGCCCACGTCCCGTCGCGTGGCCCTCGCCGCCACGCTCGGCCTGCTGACCTTCGCGGCGGGCTGGGTGTACGCCCTCGACGAGAACGCCGGCGGCACCGCGGCGCAGGCGCGCGCCGACTCCCGGCCGCCGGCCGCGGACCGCGCCGCGCGCGACGCTCCCCGGGAAGCCCCCCGCGAAGCCCCGCGGGACCCGCTCCAGGGCCTGACCGGCATCAGTGAGCAGACCCGGGCCAGGATCCCCGCCGAGTCGCGCCAGCTCATCCTGGTCACCGGCCGGGCCAGGGACTCCTCGGAGTCCACCGCCGCCCTCTACAACCGTCCCGCGGCCGGCGCCGACTGGATCCGGGCCGCGAGCTGGCCGGCGCGCAACGGGGCCAAGGGCTGGTCCACGGAGCGCACGTACGGCGACCTGACTTCTCCCCAGGGCGTCTTCGCGCTGACCGACGCGGGCGGGCTGCTGCCGAAGCCGCCCGGCACCCGGCTCCCGTACGACAAGGACGCCTCCTTCGTGGCCACGGGCCGCGGGGTGAACGGCGAGTCCCTGGCCGGCTCCTTCGACTACGTCGTCGCCATCGACTTCAACCGCAGGCCGGGCACCTCACCGCTGGACCCGGTCAAGCCGGAGGGGGAGCGCAAGGGCGGCAACATCTGGCTGCACGTGGACCACGACGGCCCCTCGCAGGGCTGCGTCGGCATCCCGAAGGAAGCCATGAAGCAGGTCCTGGAGACCCTCGACCCGGCGGCGAAGCCGGTCATCGTGATGGGCCCGGAAGGCTTCTGACCCCGGGCCGCTCAGGCACCCGGGCCGTCGGCATCGCGGTCTCGGCCGGCGCGCTGTGTGTTTCCGTCACCGGCCCCTCGCCTCCGCCAGGCGCCGGTCCAACTCAATGTCCAGCTCATGCTGTTCGGACGGAGTCGGGGCGTAGCCGTTCCAGTCCTGCAGCGCGGCGCGGGCGTGTTCGGCGCGCTCGGCCCGTTCGGCC of the Streptomyces sp. NBC_01294 genome contains:
- a CDS encoding sensor histidine kinase, whose protein sequence is MPRRLMPRRLVPRRLGGGDRPETGGPAARRPVGGVLRTERGRLTALYGSLLLLAGGGLVALVYVLVGQGLYASVSGAVRTVSPAYVLPSPGASPSASPGATPGARPSASPGERADVGRTWEPARRRPPGEAPTPEELKGYAFTQNLSDAVTDATRHRLLMYSLLALAVFAVLSIWLAWWMAGRVLRPVGVITETARRLSGENLDERIALDAPPGELKQLADTFDAMLGRMEHLVSAQRRFAANAAHELRTPLAVQRAAAEIGLAGDPSPEKVARIRAKLIGVADSSEHLIESLLLLAVSEQGLESTEPVDLAALAAAELAACPQEGLTVVRTLAPLTVTGDRLLLGHLLRNVLINAVRHNRAGGRIAVSTSPEGELTVSNTGPVIDPADVPGLLEPFRRRAERQHTAGEGAGLGLSIVASIARAHGAELAAEANPGPEGGLTVRVRFPVADSRRQGSVQPE
- a CDS encoding L,D-transpeptidase family protein — its product is MSKHRRARSRTLRTSRTPRAGRTRTSSPTSRRVALAATLGLLTFAAGWVYALDENAGGTAAQARADSRPPAADRAARDAPREAPREAPRDPLQGLTGISEQTRARIPAESRQLILVTGRARDSSESTAALYNRPAAGADWIRAASWPARNGAKGWSTERTYGDLTSPQGVFALTDAGGLLPKPPGTRLPYDKDASFVATGRGVNGESLAGSFDYVVAIDFNRRPGTSPLDPVKPEGERKGGNIWLHVDHDGPSQGCVGIPKEAMKQVLETLDPAAKPVIVMGPEGF